The region CGGCGACGCGAAAGGCTCTCGGAATGGGTACTCCTTCCTCCAACAGAGAGGCCATGAGGACACGATTGTTTTCGTAAATAGTCCTGTAGGTATCAACGAAACCTTCTACGGGCCTGCTGACGAGAAGGTTTAGAATCTTGCGCTGCTCATCTCTGAAGAGATCCCTTAGGGAATAGTTGTGCATTCCGAAATGCCTGTCCATAAGCCTTATCATGTCGGCAAAATCACCTCGTTCAAAGGCCTGAACCATCTCATCCCTCATCCTTTGATAATGATCGAATCCGATAAAGGCACGGACGCCTCCATTTATGGCCTGATTGCCGAGGTGAAGGACGCAGAAGCTGATGAGCTCGGACTCCCTCGTGATTGTTGATTCGACAAGAACATTCCCGGTGGCAAATTTTGTCCTGCCTGACTCAAACCGTTGATAATCCCTTTTTCTCATGCGGTAACAGTAGATGTCCGTCTCATCTCCATAGTCTTCGAAAAAAGAACTCATTGCGTAGTGCATCGCAACTTTTCTCAGGTCAATCAACTCTTTCTTTGCGAATTTCACATATATCTGCCGGCCATTGCCGTGCTCTGGCAAATTACTTTTGGCATGGGTGACCCTCGCGAGAAAGGCATTCTCAAGGGCCTCGCCAAAGAGGTCTTCTGATAACTGTATGGCCCTGCAGGCATACTGCATCACTTTGATCGTTTCGAGTCCTGAAAGCTCATCAAAAAACCATCCGCAGCTCGTGTACATCAACATCAAATGTCTGTGGATTTCAAGGAACTTAAGCAAAAAGACTATCTCGTCTCTCCCTAATTTCCTTCCTCCATGATGCTCCATAAACCGTTCAACATGCTCCCAGGACCGGTTGAGGACAATATCAATATACTCATCCCTGGCCTGCCAGGGTTTCCTGAAGAACTTCTTTACACTGTTTTCATATCTGAAAGACAGCTGGTCTCTAAGCCAATCGAGAGAATCGCGCAAAGGTTTCCTCCACTCCTGATCCCATTCAGGGCGTCCGCCGGAATTGCATCCGCAGTTGGTCCTCCAGCGTTCGACACCATGGATACAGCTCCAGGAACTGTTCTCAACGATTTGAACCTCGTGAGTCGGAGGAAACTTATCAAGATATTCGCCATAGTTGGTAAGCCGTGCCAACCCATTGGATTCTATGTAATTGAGGGCATAGGAGACCGCCATATCTCCAAACTTGTGATGATGCCCATACGTTTCCCCGTCAGTGGCGATGTTGAGAATCTGCGGCCACTGCCTGCGGTCGGAAAAACCCGACAGGAGACGGTCGGCAAGATCCTCTCCCCTTTCGAGTATCTTTTCAAAAGCCACCGCATGGGATATGGGTCCGTCATAAAAAAAGACATTCAGTCTCCGTCCCGACGGAAGTTTCAGGAGATATGCCCTCGTGGGGTCGATGATACCTCCGCTGACGCTTTTCCACTTTCCTGTGCCAATCCTCCTTACCCTGAGGGCTTGATGAGGAGCAAGGATCGTAAACCTTATTCCCTGTTCCGCAAGGATCTTCAGCGTCTCCATGTCTACCGCGGTTTCGGAAAGCCACATGCCCTCAGGGAAACGCTTGAACCGGTACTCAAAATCCCTTATGCCCCATATTACCTGCGTCCGCTTATCCCGGCTATTGGCAAGGGGCATGATCATATGATTATAGACCTGCGCAATTGCATTGCCGTGACCAGAACGCAATTTCATGCCCTGCCGGTCTCCTTCGAGAATGGAATGATATACTTCAGGAGCGCATGTCTCCATCCAGGAAAGCACGGTAGGCCCGAAATTAAAGCTTATCCTGGCATAGTTATTCACAAGATCAATGATGCGGTTTTCGCCATCAAGGATGCGTGACGCGGAATTGGGAGCATAGCACTCGGACGTCACCCTCTCATTCCAGTCATGGAAGGGATGGGCCGAGTCCTGGATCTCTACCGCCTCAAGCCAGGGGTTTTCTCGCGGCGGCTGGTAGAAATGGCCGTGAATGCAGATATAGCGTTCCATAAAGAGCTCTTCCCCTTGTAATTCTCGCCCGGCCTATAATAGGGTATCTCTTACCAGCAATCTGAGTTCTTCAAGCATCTGTTTCCTGTCTTCTTCAGAAACATAGGGGACGGACGAAAAATATTTATGCCCGATGACTTCCATACCGCTAAAGCGAAATATCGCCGTATCCATTGACATATTCATCATCTCGAAAGCTCCCATCCTGTCATAATCTTCTCTGGACGCACCTGTCGTGCTTACTATGAACGCCTTCTTGCCTTTGAGTAATCCTATAACTCCATCGGTCGTTATGTCATAGGCAAATTTCAAGGAAAAGACCCTGTCAATATAGCCCTTTAACATTGCCGGCATTGATGACCACCAAATCGGAAATACAAACAAAAGGGTATCTGCCGAGCGGATATGGTCCTGTTCCCTCTTAATATCCTGGGGCACAGCACCGTTTTGAATGGCCGTCAGATCGTCCCGTGAAAGGATGGGGTTGAACTTCATGCCATAGAGGTCTCTTACTTCAAAATCCCTCTTGCCCTTCCCTAATTCATCCGAGATCGTTTCCATGATCGCATGGTTGAAACTGGCAGTATCGGGATGTGCGTAAATGATCAAATATTTCATCTCCATGTCTCCTTTCTCGTATGCTGAAACCCTGCCTTTATTCTCTTCAGGATAACAAAAAAGGCCTCTTCGTGCCAGGTCCTCACAGGGTCTCTCATTCCGGTTTGAATCTCCTCAGGGCTTTCTACTCGGCAAGGGAAAAAAACGGGGCTTGAAGATGTCCGTTTTCACACTTGCGGCATACCTTTGCATTTTATGCCCTTTTGGACATTTTTGGTTACACTTTGGCTACAGCCTTGATTTTTATATACTCATGAGTATAATACTCTAAAGTATATCTTTTGAGGATGAGATGGAATTCATAAACAGAAAAAAAGAGCTGACCTTTCTCGAAGAGAAATGGCGGCACCCAAAGGCGCAGCTCATAGTCCTATGGGGAAAGCG is a window of Thermodesulfovibrionales bacterium DNA encoding:
- a CDS encoding DUF3536 domain-containing protein; amino-acid sequence: MERYICIHGHFYQPPRENPWLEAVEIQDSAHPFHDWNERVTSECYAPNSASRILDGENRIIDLVNNYARISFNFGPTVLSWMETCAPEVYHSILEGDRQGMKLRSGHGNAIAQVYNHMIMPLANSRDKRTQVIWGIRDFEYRFKRFPEGMWLSETAVDMETLKILAEQGIRFTILAPHQALRVRRIGTGKWKSVSGGIIDPTRAYLLKLPSGRRLNVFFYDGPISHAVAFEKILERGEDLADRLLSGFSDRRQWPQILNIATDGETYGHHHKFGDMAVSYALNYIESNGLARLTNYGEYLDKFPPTHEVQIVENSSWSCIHGVERWRTNCGCNSGGRPEWDQEWRKPLRDSLDWLRDQLSFRYENSVKKFFRKPWQARDEYIDIVLNRSWEHVERFMEHHGGRKLGRDEIVFLLKFLEIHRHLMLMYTSCGWFFDELSGLETIKVMQYACRAIQLSEDLFGEALENAFLARVTHAKSNLPEHGNGRQIYVKFAKKELIDLRKVAMHYAMSSFFEDYGDETDIYCYRMRKRDYQRFESGRTKFATGNVLVESTITRESELISFCVLHLGNQAINGGVRAFIGFDHYQRMRDEMVQAFERGDFADMIRLMDRHFGMHNYSLRDLFRDEQRKILNLLVSRPVEGFVDTYRTIYENNRVLMASLLEEGVPIPRAFRVAAEVTVDDDIQEILRDEKPDIDKIQNMISTMRKWDVSADSTAIQFLARTRLEGMMETLSANPSDPAFLQRVQEELEILRLLPVEVDYWRSQNIYYKIANTTYRDVLPEAEAGNEDARRWVSAFKYLGELLFFNVSSMLPKS
- a CDS encoding NAD(P)H-dependent oxidoreductase, whose amino-acid sequence is MKYLIIYAHPDTASFNHAIMETISDELGKGKRDFEVRDLYGMKFNPILSRDDLTAIQNGAVPQDIKREQDHIRSADTLLFVFPIWWSSMPAMLKGYIDRVFSLKFAYDITTDGVIGLLKGKKAFIVSTTGASREDYDRMGAFEMMNMSMDTAIFRFSGMEVIGHKYFSSVPYVSEEDRKQMLEELRLLVRDTLL